A region of Candidatus Saganbacteria bacterium DNA encodes the following proteins:
- a CDS encoding beta-galactosidase, whose amino-acid sequence MFPFGVTFYPDQWPKDYWETAFSQIAESGFNIVRFGEMAWNWIEPREGEFHFEEMDEALDLVNKYGLKVLLGIPTSMAPTWLVRKYPETRPVSNEGTLYPEYGPRPNICRDSKLYRKFAERMLRKLVERYKDHPAVMYWQIDNEPVYPPLDSTTNLDFCHCPETRNDFVEWAKQKYGTLEQINRSWGTKFWTNEFGEMDDITTPKAGVWDAGNPHIFLDWFRFKTDSLHSFLSWEKGIVKEYDKSRKIGTNGFLGISSRVPDHDTMAEGLDWYGWDIYPMGGRNTPQQIAEMSDWWRSLSLGRNMEFHVTELQGGPNVRWGYPGFIEGPEIRVWTHQVVAHGAQAILYHQWRTSVFGGETGGFGILKADGTRTKRLEEIEKAGAEIKKIIPILHRHKLDPKAAVAYLRSSDIQTYQEQGPPRAITGQWEQVRAELGHTHGLDSCQGAYMVLWNYYNPAAFIFERHLEDGNLPYEIILLPNPYILKKKYAEVLLSYVGNGGTLVTEARFGAKNENGGLHEKPILDDFLSITSHHIETIDDRIYIPKIRSYAYGFRDLISDAEGTIVRYKDGYPAIIERSVGKGKILYATFSLFMSIGKTGNERLADYVRAQLPQPEFFLKDKDSIEMVLWDDPETPVLYVINHGSVKEKFEIDTPERFTKAEDILSGEIFEIEKGKLPLTFHGREVMVLHLS is encoded by the coding sequence ATGTTCCCATTCGGCGTAACATTTTATCCTGACCAGTGGCCGAAAGACTACTGGGAGACCGCATTTTCGCAGATAGCGGAAAGCGGTTTTAATATTGTCAGGTTCGGCGAGATGGCGTGGAACTGGATCGAGCCGCGGGAGGGCGAGTTCCATTTTGAAGAAATGGACGAAGCCCTGGACCTCGTCAATAAATACGGATTAAAAGTCCTGCTCGGCATCCCCACCTCGATGGCACCGACCTGGCTGGTAAGAAAATATCCCGAGACAAGGCCTGTTTCTAACGAAGGCACGCTGTATCCGGAATACGGGCCGAGGCCGAACATCTGCAGGGACAGTAAATTGTACAGAAAATTCGCGGAGAGGATGCTTCGCAAGCTGGTAGAAAGATACAAGGACCATCCAGCAGTAATGTACTGGCAGATAGACAACGAACCGGTATATCCTCCCCTTGATTCGACGACAAACCTTGATTTCTGCCATTGCCCGGAGACCAGGAATGATTTTGTCGAATGGGCAAAACAAAAATACGGCACTCTTGAACAGATCAACAGGTCCTGGGGGACAAAATTCTGGACGAACGAGTTCGGAGAAATGGACGATATAACCACTCCAAAAGCCGGTGTCTGGGACGCAGGGAACCCCCATATTTTTCTTGACTGGTTCAGGTTCAAGACCGATTCACTTCACAGTTTCTTAAGCTGGGAAAAAGGCATCGTGAAGGAATATGACAAGTCGAGGAAGATCGGCACGAACGGCTTTTTGGGCATATCGTCCAGAGTCCCCGACCACGACACGATGGCCGAAGGTCTCGACTGGTACGGATGGGATATCTATCCGATGGGTGGGAGGAACACCCCCCAGCAGATCGCCGAGATGTCCGACTGGTGGAGAAGCCTTTCTTTAGGAAGGAACATGGAATTCCACGTAACGGAACTCCAGGGAGGGCCGAACGTCAGGTGGGGCTATCCGGGTTTCATAGAAGGACCGGAGATACGCGTATGGACGCATCAGGTAGTCGCTCACGGAGCGCAGGCGATACTTTACCATCAGTGGCGTACTTCGGTATTCGGCGGAGAGACGGGAGGCTTTGGTATACTCAAGGCGGACGGCACAAGGACAAAACGCCTGGAAGAGATAGAAAAAGCGGGGGCAGAAATTAAAAAGATAATCCCGATACTTCACAGGCATAAACTGGACCCGAAAGCCGCCGTCGCATATTTAAGGTCATCCGATATACAGACATACCAGGAGCAGGGACCTCCAAGAGCAATAACCGGCCAGTGGGAACAGGTTAGGGCGGAATTGGGGCATACCCACGGGCTTGACAGCTGCCAGGGGGCTTACATGGTGTTATGGAACTACTACAATCCCGCGGCGTTCATATTTGAAAGGCATCTTGAAGACGGCAATCTTCCTTACGAGATCATTCTTCTGCCGAACCCCTATATCCTTAAGAAAAAATACGCGGAAGTCCTTTTATCCTATGTAGGAAACGGCGGAACGCTTGTGACAGAGGCGAGGTTCGGCGCTAAGAACGAGAACGGAGGCCTGCACGAAAAGCCGATACTTGACGACTTTTTAAGTATCACCAGCCACCACATCGAAACGATAGACGACAGGATCTACATCCCGAAGATCCGCTCGTACGCGTACGGGTTCAGGGACCTTATCTCTGACGCGGAAGGGACTATTGTCAGGTACAAGGACGGGTATCCAGCTATTATCGAAAGAAGTGTCGGCAAAGGGAAAATACTCTACGCGACCTTCAGCCTTTTCATGAGCATCGGTAAAACGGGCAACGAGAGGCTTGCGGATTATGTGAGGGCGCAGCTCCCGCAGCCCGAATTTTTCTTAAAGGACAAGGACAGCATAGAAATGGTCCTCTGGGACGATCCCGAGACGCCGGTATTATATGTGATAAACCACGGGTCGGTCAAAGAAAAATTCGAAATAGATACGCCGGAACGCTTCACCAAAGCGGAAGACATCCTGAGCGGCGAAATATTTGAAATTGAAAAGGGAAAACTGCCACTTACATTTCACGGGAGAGAGGTAATGGTCCTGCATCTATCATAG
- a CDS encoding glycosyl transferase, with translation MKYGYFDGLSKEYVITRPDTPLPWINYLGCEEYCALMSNTAGGYSFFRDPKERRLLRYRYNNIPYDRGGRYLYVRDNKTNEFWSATWQPVQKPTAKMSVSNDSVLFPVQEGKKDDYIYECRHGLGYTKITSNYKGIQTTTTYFVPLGESCEVWMMEIKNNSLQPRSLGVFSFVEFCLWDALNDMTDYQYNLNIGETKVTGNMIYHLSRYRVEKSYFGYFSCSEDIAGFDTQREDFLGRYGDLSAPRAVVENKSNNSIACGWAPVGSHNIQVNLKSGETKTIIFVLGYSEKAGDEKRVAAKFSNRENVEKELKKLAKHWEDNLDKLWVKTPDEDVNLMVNVWNQYQVRTTFNWSRSASYYESGIGRGMGFRDSNQDTMGFVYQIPERVKQRIIDLASTQFEDGDANHQYSPLTKKGSGRGYSDDHLWLVYSVSAYIKETGDAKFLLQKVPYETGKKDTIYKHLAKAINYSLKHKGPHGLPLAGFADWNDCLNMTGPKKQAESVMVGQMLAGACAEMSRMAVLIRKRTDSKKYKKLFEKVKKQINKVAWDGEWYIRAFDDNKKAVGTKKNKEGKIFLETQGWAVLTGVAEKDRMIKCLDSVKKHLATKYGIMILQPSFSKFYPELGSISIYPPGLKENGAIFCHPNPWIIISECIAGRGEQAFEYYKAIAPSEKNKMPDTHKLEPYVYCQMIAGKDHKDFGEAKNAWLTGSAAWNFMAISQWILGIMADYEGLTIDPCIPSVWDGFEVKRHFRGCDYLITVKNPDHVCKGIREVKMNGRKIKTNILKAPRGAKQVKVEVVMG, from the coding sequence ATGAAATACGGGTATTTTGACGGGCTAAGCAAAGAATATGTGATAACAAGGCCGGACACGCCGCTGCCCTGGATAAATTATCTGGGCTGCGAGGAATACTGCGCCCTGATGTCAAATACTGCGGGAGGGTACAGTTTTTTCAGGGACCCGAAAGAAAGAAGGCTTTTGCGATACAGATACAATAACATCCCTTATGACAGGGGAGGGAGATACCTATATGTAAGGGACAACAAAACAAATGAGTTCTGGTCAGCGACCTGGCAGCCGGTGCAAAAACCCACGGCAAAGATGTCCGTCAGTAACGATTCCGTGCTTTTCCCGGTGCAGGAGGGTAAAAAGGACGATTATATTTACGAATGCAGACACGGCCTGGGGTATACAAAGATAACGTCCAATTATAAAGGCATTCAGACAACCACGACATATTTTGTCCCGCTCGGAGAGAGCTGCGAAGTCTGGATGATGGAGATAAAGAACAACAGCCTCCAACCCAGGTCTTTAGGGGTATTTTCGTTCGTCGAGTTCTGCCTGTGGGACGCTTTGAACGACATGACGGATTACCAGTACAACCTGAATATCGGAGAAACTAAAGTCACAGGTAATATGATCTATCATCTTTCAAGGTACAGGGTCGAAAAGAGCTATTTTGGTTATTTTTCGTGCAGCGAGGATATTGCGGGATTTGACACCCAGAGAGAGGATTTTCTGGGCAGATACGGAGATCTTTCCGCGCCGAGAGCTGTTGTCGAAAATAAATCCAACAATTCTATCGCATGCGGCTGGGCGCCTGTAGGGAGCCACAATATCCAGGTGAATCTAAAAAGCGGTGAGACAAAAACGATAATATTCGTGCTGGGCTACAGCGAGAAGGCCGGCGATGAGAAAAGGGTGGCCGCGAAGTTTTCAAACAGAGAAAATGTCGAAAAAGAATTAAAAAAGCTGGCGAAGCACTGGGAAGACAACCTGGACAAGCTCTGGGTCAAGACCCCGGATGAGGACGTGAACCTCATGGTAAATGTCTGGAACCAGTATCAGGTTAGGACCACGTTCAACTGGTCAAGGTCGGCATCTTACTATGAATCCGGCATCGGAAGAGGGATGGGATTCCGCGACAGCAACCAGGACACGATGGGATTTGTCTACCAGATCCCGGAAAGGGTGAAGCAAAGGATAATCGACCTCGCCTCGACGCAGTTCGAGGACGGTGACGCGAACCACCAGTACAGCCCGCTCACAAAAAAAGGCAGCGGCAGGGGCTACAGCGACGACCATCTGTGGCTTGTCTATTCTGTTTCCGCGTATATTAAAGAAACGGGCGATGCAAAATTTCTCCTGCAGAAAGTTCCGTATGAGACCGGTAAAAAAGATACGATTTACAAACACCTTGCAAAAGCAATTAATTATTCCCTTAAACATAAAGGCCCGCACGGACTGCCTCTCGCGGGATTTGCCGACTGGAACGACTGCCTTAACATGACAGGCCCTAAAAAGCAGGCTGAGTCTGTGATGGTCGGCCAGATGCTTGCCGGCGCGTGTGCCGAGATGAGCAGGATGGCTGTTCTGATAAGGAAAAGAACGGACTCAAAAAAATACAAAAAGCTTTTTGAAAAAGTGAAAAAGCAGATAAACAAGGTCGCGTGGGACGGCGAGTGGTATATCAGGGCTTTTGACGACAATAAAAAAGCCGTGGGCACAAAGAAGAACAAAGAAGGAAAGATATTCCTTGAAACTCAGGGATGGGCGGTACTCACCGGCGTCGCGGAAAAGGACAGGATGATAAAATGCCTTGACTCGGTAAAGAAACATCTTGCCACCAAGTACGGGATAATGATACTTCAGCCGTCATTCTCAAAGTTCTATCCGGAACTCGGGTCCATCTCCATCTATCCTCCCGGGCTAAAAGAGAACGGCGCGATATTCTGCCACCCGAACCCGTGGATAATAATATCCGAGTGCATCGCCGGCAGGGGAGAGCAGGCATTTGAATATTACAAGGCGATCGCCCCTTCAGAGAAGAACAAAATGCCTGACACTCATAAGCTTGAGCCCTATGTTTACTGCCAGATGATAGCCGGGAAAGACCATAAGGATTTCGGAGAGGCAAAGAACGCCTGGCTTACGGGTTCCGCGGCGTGGAATTTTATGGCAATTTCACAATGGATCCTGGGTATAATGGCGGATTATGAAGGGCTCACGATAGATCCCTGCATACCTTCGGTATGGGACGGATTTGAGGTAAAAAGGCATTTCAGGGGATGCGATTACTTGATAACCGTAAAAAATCCGGATCATGTATGTAAAGGAATAAGAGAAGTAAAAATGAACGGAAGAAAAATTAAAACCAATATTCTCAAAGCTCCCAGAGGAGCAAAGCAGGTCAAGGTCGAAGTGGTGATGGGCTAA